Proteins from one Camelina sativa cultivar DH55 chromosome 8, Cs, whole genome shotgun sequence genomic window:
- the LOC104707331 gene encoding transmembrane protein 120 homolog → MEEEVKKIIDEVKELHDSSASFISRSSQQELSLRQQASAVDSSIRRLHSSLLSNKNLDPKLVDKPEEDLHRARCMLVDGETSSFLPSKPQGRFLRMFLGPVNVRALRKDVQLKVKEEYNSYRDKTALLFLFFPATLLILRSYYWGGCLPAFPVQLYEAWLLFLYAGLAMRENILRVNGSDIRPWWLYHHYCAMLMALVSLTWEIKGQPNCVQKQRGVHLFLQWAMMQGVAMLLQNRYQRQRLYTRIALGKAKRMDVVWGETAGVDGQLWLLCPILFLLQVFEAYVGLQLLRKTVTGVVTEWQVMVCGILLVVMAVGNFINTVETLMAKSRVKAKMKRSKSKAELN, encoded by the exons atggaagaagaagttaaaaaaatcatagatgAGGTCAAAGAGCTTCACGATTCATCCGCTTCTTTCATCTCACGTTCCTCTCAACAAGAGCTTTCTCTCCGTCAACAAGCCTCCGCCGTCGATTCATCAATCCGTCGTCTCCACTCTTCACTCCTCTCCAACAAAAACCTCGACCCTAAGCTCGTCGACAAG CCTGAAGAGGATCTGCATCGTGCTCGGTGCATGCTTGTTGATGGAGAGACATCTTCGTTTCTCCCATCTAAACCTCAAg GACGGTTTTTGAGAATGTTTTTGGGACCTGTGAATGTTAGAGCTTTGCGTAAAGATGTTCAGCTTAAAGTTAAAGAAGAATACAATAGCTACAGa GACAAGACtgctcttctttttctttttttccctgcAACACTTTTAATCCTTAGATCTTATTATTGGGGTGGTTGTTTGCCTGCGTTTCCTGTCCAGCTTTACGAG gCTTGGCTGTTGTTTCTCTATGCTGGGTTGGCTATGCGAGAGAACATATTAAGAGTCAATGGGAGTGATATCCGTCCATG GTGGCTATATCATCACTATTGTGCCATGCTTATGGCCCTTGTCAGCCTCACATGGGAAATCAAAGGTCAACCAAACTGTGTCCAGAAACAA AGAGGAGTCCATCTCTTCCTTCAATGGGCTATGATGCAAGGTGTCGCCATGCTTCTGCAAAACAGATACCAACGCCAAAGACTATACACTCGCATTGCATTAGGAAAG GCTAAGAGAATGGATGTCGTATGGGGAGAAACAGCTGGCGTTGATGGGCAACTATGGCTGTTATGTCCTATACTTTTCCTTTTACAG GTGTTTGAAGCATACGTTGGACTGCAGTTGCTAAGAAAAACAGTAACTGGAGTTGTTACTGAATGGCAG GTGATGGTGTGTGGCATTCTTCTGGTAGTGATGGCAGTTGGGAACTTCATAAACACAGTAGAAACACTAATGGCAAAGTCAAGAGTTAAGGCAAAGATGAAGCGAAGTAAAAGCAAAGCAGAGCTTAATTAG
- the LOC104707330 gene encoding probable receptor-like protein kinase At4g10390, with protein sequence MACFLNCVRFDVTTTTTDKPTSKGYGVTCYSSWDDVETLTSNFSRLIGSGGYSSIYMARFSGSDKAALKVHVSSHRLYQVFRLELDILLRLQHPNIVKLLGYFDDSEETGALLLEYLPQGNLQEKLHSSSKQVLPWRNRTTIAYQLVQAIVHIHEECTPQIVHGDIKSSNVLLDKNFDCKLCDFGSAKVGFSSMVQPPTMSTRSRQVRMVGSPGYTDPHYLKTGIASKKMDMYGFGVVVLELVSGKEAFSAERGEMLVHIAASLIREVLDTSVDIEDDKMRQFLDPRLSRDSVDIDELKSMLSVAALCIGSPPSLRPSAVQVAETLVQTIPSLSFLGCGKGV encoded by the exons atgGCTTGTTTCTTGAACTGTGTTCGATTTGATGTAACCACGACGACTACCGACAAACCCACAAGCAAAGGATATGGTGTGACCTGTTACAGCAGCTGGGATGATGTGGAAACCCTCACTTCTAATTTCTCTAGATTGATTGGTTCTGGTGGCTATAGCAGTATCTACATGGCTCGCTTCTCTGGCTCTGACAAAGCGGCTCTCAAGGTTCACGTTAGTAGCCACCGTCTTTACCAGGTCTTTAGACTCGAGCTTGATATCTTGCTCCGTCTTCAACATCCTAACATCGTCAAGCTTCTCGGCTATTTCGACGATTCAG AGGAAACTGGTGCGCTTCTTCTTGAGTATCTTCCTCAAGGGAATCTACAAGAGAAGCTACATAGCAGCAGCAAGCAAGTCTTGCCATGGAGGAACCGTACCACCATTGCGTATCAGTTAGTTCAAGCTATTGTGCACATTCACGAAGAATGTACCCCGCAGATTGTGCACGGGGACATCAAATCGTCTAATGTGCTCTTAGACAAAAACTTTGATTGTAAGCTTTGCGATTTTGGATCAGCTAAAGTCGGGTTCTCTTCGATGGTTCAGCCTCCTACGATGTCAACTAGGTCCAGACAAGTGAGAATGGTGGGATCACCAGGTTATACTGACCCTCACTACTTAAAAACCGGGATTGCTTCAAAGAAGATGGATATGTATGggtttggtgttgttgttcttgagttGGTTTCAGGGAAAGAAGCGTTTTCCGCTGAGAGAGGCGAGATGCTAGTGCATATAGCCGCTTCATTGATCCGTGAGGTTCTTGATACGAGTGTAGACATCGAAGATGACAAGATGAGACAGTTCTTGGACCCGAGGTTGTCAAGGGACAGTGTTGATATCGATGAGTTAAAGTCAATGCTTAGTGTTGCTGCGCTCTGTATTGGTAGCCCACCATCTCTAAGACCTTCGGCTGTTCAAGTAGCGGAAACACTTGTACAGACAATCCCATCTTTGAGTTTCCTCGGTTGTGGTAAAGGAGTTTGA
- the LOC104707332 gene encoding probable methyltransferase PMT17, which yields MAKENSGLHHQTEARRKKLTLILGVSGLCILFYVLGAWQANTVPSSYSKLGCETQSNPSSSSSSSSSSSSSSSESAKIDFKSHNQIDLKETNQTIKYFEPCDLSLSEYTPCEDRQRGRRFDRNMMKYRERHCPSKDELLYCLIPPPPNYKIPFKWPQSRDYAWYDNIPHKELSVEKAVQNWIQVEGDRFRFPGGGTMFPRGADAYIDDIARLIPLNDGGIRTAIDTGCGVASFGAYLLKRDIMAVSFAPRDTHEAQVQFALERGVPAIIGIMGSRRLPYPARAFDLAHCSRCLIPWFKNDGLYLTEVDRVLRPGGYWILSGPPINWKQYWRGWERTEEDLKKEQDSIEDVAKSLCWKKVTEKVDLSIWQKPLNHIDCKNLKQNKKSPPICSSGNGDFAWYKDLESCITPLPETSNPDEYAGGALEDWPDRAFAVPPRIIRGTIPDMNAEKFREDNEVWKERIAHYKKIIPELSHGRFRNIMDMNAYLGGFAASMLKYPSWVMNVVPVDAEKQTLGVIYERGLIGTYQDWCEGFSTYPRTYDMIHAGGLFSLYGHRCDLTLILLEMDRILRPEGTVVLRDNVEMLNKVDKIVKGMKWKSQIVDHEKGSSNPEKILVAVKTYWTGQPTNKNNNNDNNNN from the exons caaatccttcttcttcttcttcgtcctcttcctcttcatcttcatcatcttcagagTCAGCTAAAATAGATTTCAAAAGCCATAACCAGATTGACCTTAaggaaacaaaccaaaccatcaAGTACTTTGAACCATGTGACTTGTCTCTGAGTGAGTACACTCCTTGCGAAGATcgacaaagaggaagaagatttgATAGGAACATGATGAAATATAGAGAAAGACATTGTCCTTCAAAAGATGAGCTTCTCTATTGTTTAATTCCTCCTCCACCAAACTACAAGATTCCATTCAAATGGCCACAAAGCAGAGACTATGCTTGGTATGACAACATCCCTCACAAGGAACTCAGTGTTGAGAAAGCAGTCCAAAACTGGATTCAAGTAGAAGGCGACCGGTTTAGATTCCCTGGTGGTGGAACTATGTTTCCTCGTGGAGCCGATGCTTACATTGATGACATTGCTCGGCTCATTCCTCTTAATGATGGTGGAATCAGAACAGCTATTGACACTGGATGTGGT GTTGCAAGTTTTGGTGCTTACCTCTTGAAGAGAGACATTATGGCTGTGTCTTTTGCTCCAAGAGACACTCATGAAGCTCAGGTCCAGTTTGCTTTAGAACGTGGAGTTCCTGCAATAATCGGTATTATGGGATCAAGAAGACTTCCTTATCCAGCTAGAGCTTTTGATCTTGCTCATTGTTCTCGTTGTTTGATCCCTTGGTTTAAAAATG atgGTTTGTACCTGACTGAGGTTGACAGAGTTTTAAGACCAGGCGGTTACTGGATCCTGTCCGGACCACCGATTAACTGGAAACAATACTGGAGAGGCTGGGAGAGAACAGAGGAGGATCTGAAGAAAGAGCAAGATTCAATAGAAGATGTAGCAAAGAGTCTTTGTTGGAAGAAAGTGACTGAAAAAGTTGACTTGTCCATTTGGCAAAAGCCTCTCAATCACATTGACTGtaaaaaccttaaacaaaacaagaaatctcCTCCGATATGCAGCTCTGGTAACGGCGATTTCGCTTG GTACAAAGACTTGGAATCTTGCATAACACCATTACCAGAaacaagcaatccagatgaatACGCAGGCGGTGCACTAGAGGATTGGCCAGACCGAGCATTCGCGGTACCTCCAAGAATCATCAGAGGAACGATACCAGACATGAACGCTGAGAAGTTTAGAGAGGACAACGAGGTTTGGAAAGAGAGAATAGCGCATTACAAAAAGATAATCCCAGAGCTTTCACATGGAAGATTCAGGAACATAATGGACATGAACGCTTACCTAGGTGGGTTCGCTGCTTCCATGCTGAAATACCCATCATGGGTAATGAACGTTGTCCCTGTCGACGCAGAGAAACAAACGTTAGGTGTGATATACGAGCGTGGACTGATAGGAACGTATCAAGATTGGTGTGAAGGGTTCTCAACGTATCCAAGAACTTATGATATGATTCATGCAGGAGGATTGTTCAGCTTATACGGACATAG GTGTGATTTGACGCTGATACTGTTGGAGATGGATCGGATACTGAGACCAGAAGGAACAGTTGTGTTGAGAGATAATGTGGAGATGTTGAATAAGGTAGACAAGATAGTGAAGGGAATGAAGTGGAAGAGTCAAATAGTGGATCATGAGAAAGGTTCGTCTAATCCTGAGAAGATACTTGTTGCTGTTAAAACTTATTGGACTGGTCAACCTActaacaagaacaacaacaacgacaacaacaacaactag